DNA from Dokdonella koreensis DS-123:
CGTCGTGCGCAGCTGCGCGTGCCGCTCCAGCGCCGAGATCAGGCAGCGCCGCAGCAGCTCGCGCACCGGCGGCGCCAGCAGGAAGCGGAAGATCTGCCCTTCGTTGATCAGCCCGATCGCCAGGCGGCTGTCGCGGATCGAGGACACCGCGATCACCAGCGTGGCCGGCCGCAGCGCCTTCAGCCGCTTGATCGCATCGACCACGTCGCCGGTCGCATCGGTCAGCACCGCGATCACCACCGCCGTCTCGCGCCGTGCCAGTTCGTGCAGTGCCTGCTCCACGTCCGCCGCCGCCTTCACCGCGATCGACGCCGGCAGCAGCTCGCGCACGGTCGCGGCCATCGTCGCGGCCGGGTCGAGCACCAGCACCTGCGCCGCCGTCGCGACCGGTGCCGGTTCGCGCGCCGGCACCGGCTGGGCCGCCGCCTCCAGGTCCTGGCGCGCCGTCTCCGCCGCACGCAGCACCGCATCGACCAGGTAGGGCCCGTCCCAGGGTTTCTCGACGAAGCGGAAGATCTCCCCCTCGTTGACCGAGGCCGTCACCGCCTCCAGGTCCGCATAGCCGGTCAGCAGGATGCGCATCGTCGGCGGCGACAGCCGCGCCACCTCGCGCAGTACCTCCACCCCGGTCGCGCCCGGCATGCGCTGGTCGCTGACCACCACGTGCACCGGCCGCGTGCGCACCCACCCATACACCTCGGTTGCCGACGTCGTCGCCAGCACCTCCGCCCTGCCGCGGAACAGCATCCGCAGCGAGCGCAGGATGCGCTCCTCGTCGTCGATGAAGACCACCGTCGGCAGCGTGCTCACGCCGCGCCTCCCGCCGGCAGCGGCAGCGGCAGCGCCACGACGAAGCGCGTGCCCACGCCCGGCTTGGACGCCACGCGGATCACGCCGCCGTGCTGCTCCACGATCTGGTGCGCGATCGCCAGGCCCAGGCCGGTGCCCTGCCCGACCGGCTTGGTCGTGAAGAACGGATCGAAGATCCGCTTCAGGTCCTCCGCCGCGATGCCCTTGCCGTTGTCCTCCACCAGGACCAGCAGCCGGCCGCCGAGCACCTGCGTACGCACGATGATGCGGCCGCGGTCGTGCTCGATCGCCTGCGCCGCGTTGCCCAGCAGGTTCAGCAGCACCTGGTTGATCTGCGCCGGCGCGCATTCGATCGCCGGCACCTCGGTCACCGCGCGCACCACCTGGATGCCGCGCCGGTTGAGGATGTGCTGGATGATGCGCAGCGCGCCGTCGATCAGGTGGTTGACGTCCGCCTTCTGCGTGCGCGCCTGGTCCAGGCGGCTGAAGTCCTTCAGGTGCCCGATCAGCTCGCCGATCTGGCCCAGGCCGTGCAGCGTGTCCTCCAGCAGGCCGGACAGGTCCTCCAGCGCCGCCGTGTCCACGCGCGTGCGCAGCTCGGCCAGCGCCGCCATGCGGTCGGGCAGGTCCGCCGGCGGCTCGCCGCCGTCCAGCAAGGCGCCGAGCACGCCCTCCCCCGCCGCCACCAGCTGCGTCGCATCGGCCAGCGCCTCGCGCGTCATCTCCACGTTGTTGCGCACGTAGCCCAGCGGCGTGTTGATCTCGTGCACCAGCCCCGCCACCATCTGGCCGAGCGAGGCCATCTTCTCCGACTGCACCAGCTGCAGCTGCGAGGACCGCACGCGGTCGTACGCCCCCTGCAGCTCGCGGTTGCGCTGCGCCAGGCGTGCGTCCATCGCGCGCAGCACGTCCAGCACCACGCCGGTGCCCAGGTACACCCCGTCCGCATCGGTCAGGATGAAGTCCTCGGTGATCGGGCTTTTCACGTGCTCGGCGATCAGCCGCGCTGCGTCCTGGATCGACGTGGCCACCGGCATCACCAGCACCTCGCGGTTGGCCAGCTCGATGATCGGCCGCCGGCCGAAGATCTCGCGGCCGAACGGCATCAGGAACACGCGCATCAGCGCGTAGCGGCTGATCGCCGCCACCGGCCGCCCCTCGTGGACGATCGGCAGCGACAGCAGGCCTTCGTGGCTGGGATCGAGCATGCGATCGCCCACCATCGCGAGCGGCGCGTCCGCGCCCAGCGCCTCCGTCGGGCGCAGCAGGGCCGCCAGGCCGGCCGGCGCCGCTGGCGCAGACGCGCCCGACGAAGCCGTCGCCGCCTGGGAATCGATCGATTGCGTTGAATTGGGTGCCATGAAACGAAGGGCGCGGGCCCGCGCACCAGCCACCGGCCCGCCGCCCGTCCCCCTGATCGGTCAGTGAGTTGCAGAAACTCACCCGCCAGCATGAAGGGCTTGCGCTAAAGCTGTGTGACAGGACGCGCCGCTGAACATGTGCCCGGTCGGGGCGATATTTTATTATATATACTGATACTTGATTTTTATTCCAATAACGCATAAGCTCGATTTATCTGCAATCCTGGTAAAACCCATGTCCTCGCATCAGGCCTTGGTCACACCGTCTCAGCTCGGCCTCATCCTGCAGGCCACGCGCAAGACCCACAGTCTCTCGCAGGCCGCGCTGGCCAAGCGCATCGGCCTGAGCCAGTCACGGGTGTCCCAGCTCGAGCAGCACGCCGAGGAGCTGAGCGTCGGCCAGTTGCTGGCCTGGTGCGCGGCACTGGACCTCCAACTGGCGATCGGCACGCGTGACGGCAGCGCCGACGCACAGCGCTTCACGGAGTGGTGAGATGGGCCGGCGATCGCACAGCCGGCACCTGGCCGTATGGGTCAACGGCAATCGGGCGGCGACGTGGACCCTCGCGCGGCGCGGGAACACCCAGCTTCAGTACGACGACGCCTGGGTCCAGGCGCCGTATGGCCGACCGCTGTCGCTGTCGCTGCCGTTCAATCTGCAAAACCGCCCGCTCGAGGGCGACCGCGTCCATCACTACTTCGACAACCTGCTACCCGACAGCGATGCGATTCGCACGCGGGTCGCCGAGCGCTTCCGCACCGGCTCGGTCGAGCCGTTCGACCTGCTGAAGGCGATCGGCCGCGATTGCGTCGGCGCCGTGCAACTGCTCGACGAGGACGAGACCCCGGACGGTTACGACCGTGTCGATGGCACGCCCCTCTCCGAGGACGCCATCGAGCGTGCCATCCGCGACATGCTCACCCCCGGCCGATTCGCGGCCGCGCACGATTCGGACTCGGACTTTCGCATCTCGCTCGCCGGCGCGCAGGAGAAAACGGCGTTGCTGTGGTGGGACGGCCGCTGGCAGAGGCCGCACGGATCGACCCCGACCACCCACATCCTCAAGCTGCCGCTCGGGCTCGTCGGCGGCCGACAAGCCGACTTCACGACTTCGGTCGACAACGAATGGCTGTGCCTGCGGCTGCTGAAGGCCTACGGGCTGGACGTAGCCCAAGCCGACATCGCGACGTTCGGCGAACAGCGTGTGCTGGTCGTCCAGCGCTTCGATCGCCGCATCGCACCCGACGGCCGGCGGATCCTGCGGCTGCCGCAGGAGGATTTCTGCCAGGTCGAGAACCGCTCGCCGCTGCAAAAGTACGAAAGCGACGGCGGACCCGGGCTGCCGGCGCTGTTCGAGCGGCTACGGCAATCGGACGAAGCCGAGAACGACGCACGCATGCTGATGACCACGCAGATCCTGTTCTGGCTGCTGCGCGCACCGGACGGGCACGCTAAGAACTTCAGCATTCACCTGCTGCCGGCTGGACGGTTTCGCCTGACGCCGCTCTACGACGTGATGTCGGCCTATCCGGTGCTCGGCGAAGGCCCGAATCTATGGGCACCGCAAAAAATCCGCCTGGCGATGGCGCTGCTCGGAAAGAACAAGCACTACGTGATGCACGCGATCCAGCGCCGGCACTTCAGCAGCACCGCGCGAACCGTCGGCTTCGGTGAATCGGCCGAGCCGCTGATCGAAACGATCCTGGCGCGCACGCCTGCGGCGATCGATGAAGTGAAAGCCCGTCTTCCATCTGGTTTCTCCGCCTACGTCGCCGATTCGATTCTCGGCGGCCTTGAGCGGGCAGCCAAGGCGCTGGAAGCGATGCCGGCCGCGTAGCGGCGGCAGCCGGCACCTGTCCGGGAAATCTGCCCGGCCACTCAGCGCATCGTCAGGATGTAGACCCCCACCGTGCCGGTCGACTGCGACGTGCTGGCCAGGTTGCACACGCGCAGCGTCACCAGGCCCGCGCTCGGCACGCGCAGCGGCTGGATCAGCATGTTCTGCGTCAAGCTGGCCGCCGACTGCAGGCTGAAGAACACCACGTCGTTGACCTCCGCACCGCCGACCCCGACATCGTAGTCATTGCAGTCATTGCCGCCGACCGTGGCGGCGATGGCGCCGTTGCTGTAGCCCCCGGCGATCTTGCCGCGCGTGATGCTGTCGCTGGCGATCGCTGCCGTGACCACCGCGCCGTTGGCGATCTTCTCGGCCGTGACCGCATCGCTGGCCAGTTCCGACGTGCCCACAGCACCCGCGAAGATCTTCGACGCGGTGACCGAATCGGTCGCGAGCCTGCTGTTGCTGACCGCGCCCGTAGCGATCTTCGTGCTGGTCACGGCGCCGTCGCGCAGCGTCGGGTTCGGGTAGGTCCCGGCCAGGTCGCCGCCGGCCGGGCCGCTGATGCTGCCCCCGCTCAGCGTGAACTGCGCGACCGGCGCGGTCGCCACCGCCTGGCGCGGCAGCATCGGCGTGCCTTCGACGGTGACCTGCAGGTAGAGCTGGGTGCCGGTGAAGGCCCCCGGGAAGCTCAGCGAGACGCTGAACAGGCCATCGGTGACCGGGAAGTCGGCCTCCGTGATCGTCGCACCGACGGCGTTGCCGCCTTCCGGCGCGTCGAACAGCGCAAAGCTCAAGTCGAACGCGCCGTTTGCCGGCGCACCGCCCTGCTGCAGGCGGCCCTGGTAGACGAAGTCCGGAAGCTGCGGCGCCGCGGCCACCGGCACCGCCAGCGCGGCGAGCCACCCCAACACGACGGCACGCACGCGGCGGTGTCCCATCGTTCCCATCACTGCAAACAGGTTCATCACAGGCACCCCTGGAAGCCATTGTTGAAGATCGCATCGCGCCGCACGCCGCCGGTCGCGGCCAGGAAGCCCGCCGTCACCGTGTAGCCGCCGCCGCTCGAACGCCCGCCCACCGCCTCGCCGAGGCTCGCCTCCAGCACGCGGCAACCGCCCGCCGAGCGGCTGACACCGCCGCCGCTGGCGATCACGTGCGCCGTGATCTGCTGGCTGCCCGCATCCGCCGCCAGCAAGGCCATCCCGGCCACCAGCACCCACCCGCCTGCGCGGCCCGGACGCCCGCGGCGCCCCGGCCCCTCATCTTTCGATCTATCCACCCCGGTCATCGGCCTGCCCTCGTTCGCGTATGCGGTTGGCGGGGTTGGTCCTCGATCGCGCACACCGTTGGTGGCGCACGGCCTCTATCCGCCTTCTCGAGGAGTCACGGAAAACGGTGGCGACAGGGGCCACGCGGGGGACGCCGGTGCCTGCCTTGCTGCCGCGGCGAGGTCTGCGCCGAAGCGGGGCGAGAAGGCGCCCGTTGCAAGGCCGGTCGCCCACCAGGCCGATGGGCGACCGGCCCGGGCCCGCTACAGGCCGTTCCAGTAGTCGATCCCGCCCTGCGGGCGGAACAGCGTGCGCGGCTGGCCGTCATAGGCCAGTACCGCCAGCAGGTTGCGCAAGGGGTCGTAGTAGAGGCGATCCCCATTCGCGCGGACCTTGGTCAGGAAACGCCTCGCCCCACCCTGCGCCAGGGCGTGCAGGGTGCGCACGTAGTGCAGCGCATTGGGGATTTCCGGCAGGTCCGGCGCGTGCTTGCGCCAGTGATGCAGCGCGTTGTCGGCGGCCGGCAGATCCGGCCGCGGCTTCCAGAGCGGAAGCTGGCGCGGGTCGGGAAGGGATGTCGCGGGGTTACGTGCTGTCCTGGCGGGTGGCCTTCGGGCTCCAGGGGCTCCGGCCTGCGATGCGCCGGCGTCCACCACCCGTTCCTCACGGCCCATACACCGCTGCCGGCCTCTGGCCGTCCGCCGCTGCGCGGCGATGCTGTCTTTCGTACGCCGTACCTTGCGCGGCCGGCCAGTGCTGTCCTCGTTCATGTCGATCTCCTTACCTCGCGTCATCCAATGAATCCGCCAGGATCACGGCTGCCCGCATCCGGCGGAGCGACAGCAGGCCGGCGCATGATGCGCCGGGATGCCGGGAGGTTAGAAACCGCGTAAAGACGGTGGGCGTATTTCCCTTCGCAGGGTGTTGTATTGGCCGCCCTCCCGGCACAAAAACGCACCGAGCTGCCCTGAAAAAATCTAGGGCACAAAAAACCCACCGGATTGTCGGAGGTGGGAGCCGCTTTACGAGGAGTTTCTACACTCCGAGAGGGATGTTGCACTTATGCCCGCGACAAGTCAATAAGTTATTCCCCATCAAATTAGATTTGAACTAAATTAATGCCCGCGGAAGACATAATTAACAGCATCACCTTGATATATACATTCGATCCGAAACTATTCAAAGTTTGACTCATACTCGTAGCGAGTAACGACACGCATCTTCTGGTTTCAATCCACGCCCCCTGCGGAGCGCGACGCAAGGATGACCTCCCCCACCTCATCGGATTGCGCGTTTTAATCCACACGCCCCTGCTGGGTGCGACCCGGCCAGTCCGTTGAAGTTGCCGATGATGTAGGCGTTTCAATCCACGTGCCCCTGCGGGGCGCGACACCGGTCTTGACCACGGTGGGGCGCTCGGTGACACGTTTCAATCCACGCGCCCCTGCGGGGCGCGACTCAACTTGGGCGATCTGGTCGTTTCCACCCTTGCGTTTCAATCCACGCGCTCTGCGGGGCGCGACAGGTCGTGGCCGGCGCGGCCAGCGTGCGGTCCGAGTTTCAATCCACGCGCCCCTACGGGGCGCGACTACCGCCACCAGCGCCATTGCCGTTAGCGACAGTGTTTCAATCCACGCGCCCCTGCGGGGCGCGACTACCGCCACCAGCGCCATTGCCGTTAGCGACAGTGTTTCAATCCACGCGCCCCTGCGGGGCGCGACCGAACCAGAGCGGCGTGAACTCCTCGGATGGGTGGTTTCAATCCACGCGCCCCTGCGGGGCGCGACCGGCGACGCTCAACTTCACGGCCCCGGATGGCGCG
Protein-coding regions in this window:
- a CDS encoding helix-turn-helix domain-containing protein yields the protein MSSHQALVTPSQLGLILQATRKTHSLSQAALAKRIGLSQSRVSQLEQHAEELSVGQLLAWCAALDLQLAIGTRDGSADAQRFTEW
- a CDS encoding response regulator translates to MSTLPTVVFIDDEERILRSLRMLFRGRAEVLATTSATEVYGWVRTRPVHVVVSDQRMPGATGVEVLREVARLSPPTMRILLTGYADLEAVTASVNEGEIFRFVEKPWDGPYLVDAVLRAAETARQDLEAAAQPVPAREPAPVATAAQVLVLDPAATMAATVRELLPASIAVKAAADVEQALHELARRETAVVIAVLTDATGDVVDAIKRLKALRPATLVIAVSSIRDSRLAIGLINEGQIFRFLLAPPVRELLRRCLISALERHAQLRTTPRLLRRHEVEAPRAPAPSLPGRLLDAWRRLREGVGR
- a CDS encoding type II toxin-antitoxin system HipA family toxin, translated to MTAAPTHSASRSGEMGRRSHSRHLAVWVNGNRAATWTLARRGNTQLQYDDAWVQAPYGRPLSLSLPFNLQNRPLEGDRVHHYFDNLLPDSDAIRTRVAERFRTGSVEPFDLLKAIGRDCVGAVQLLDEDETPDGYDRVDGTPLSEDAIERAIRDMLTPGRFAAAHDSDSDFRISLAGAQEKTALLWWDGRWQRPHGSTPTTHILKLPLGLVGGRQADFTTSVDNEWLCLRLLKAYGLDVAQADIATFGEQRVLVVQRFDRRIAPDGRRILRLPQEDFCQVENRSPLQKYESDGGPGLPALFERLRQSDEAENDARMLMTTQILFWLLRAPDGHAKNFSIHLLPAGRFRLTPLYDVMSAYPVLGEGPNLWAPQKIRLAMALLGKNKHYVMHAIQRRHFSSTARTVGFGESAEPLIETILARTPAAIDEVKARLPSGFSAYVADSILGGLERAAKALEAMPAA
- a CDS encoding sensor histidine kinase, whose amino-acid sequence is MAPNSTQSIDSQAATASSGASAPAAPAGLAALLRPTEALGADAPLAMVGDRMLDPSHEGLLSLPIVHEGRPVAAISRYALMRVFLMPFGREIFGRRPIIELANREVLVMPVATSIQDAARLIAEHVKSPITEDFILTDADGVYLGTGVVLDVLRAMDARLAQRNRELQGAYDRVRSSQLQLVQSEKMASLGQMVAGLVHEINTPLGYVRNNVEMTREALADATQLVAAGEGVLGALLDGGEPPADLPDRMAALAELRTRVDTAALEDLSGLLEDTLHGLGQIGELIGHLKDFSRLDQARTQKADVNHLIDGALRIIQHILNRRGIQVVRAVTEVPAIECAPAQINQVLLNLLGNAAQAIEHDRGRIIVRTQVLGGRLLVLVEDNGKGIAAEDLKRIFDPFFTTKPVGQGTGLGLAIAHQIVEQHGGVIRVASKPGVGTRFVVALPLPLPAGGAA